CGCGGTAATCTCAATCAAAAATGAATTGAGTTCGTCAGTTGTATTCCATTGAGCAAAGACTTCATGGAGTTGTGCTGCACTTAAACCAGCCACATTTTTCAGCAAATCGTAGGCTTCTGCAATTAACTGCATATCACCGTACTCAATACCGTTATGAACCATTTTCACATAGTGTCCAGAACCACCAGGACCAATGTAGGTTACACAGGGACCATCATCAACTTGAGCCGCAATTTTGTTGAAAATGGGAGATAGGTACTCATAAGAGCTTCTTGTCCCACCAGGCATGAGAGAAGGACCATTCAACGCGCCTTCTTCACCACCACTAACACCCATACCGATGTAGCGTAAACCGATGGGTTCTAATTCCTGAGTGCGTCTGTCAGTATCTTCAAACCAAGAGTTACCACCGTCAATAATGATATCACCTTCTTGTAGTAAAGGCTTAAGCTGTTGAATTACTGCATCAACAGGCTTACCAGCTTGTACCATCACCAAAATTTTGCGGGGACGTTCCAATGAGGCGACAAATTGTTCGAGGCTAAAAGCGGCTCTAACGTTCCGTCCTTGGGCGCGGTGCGCCATGAAGGCATCGGTTTTTTCACGAGAGCGGTTGTAAACTGCAATTGGGAAGCCATTTCTTTCTACGTTAAGTGCGATGTTTTCGCCCATAACTGCTAATCCAATCACACCAAAGCTTTGTAGTGTCATAGTTCAGTTTAAATCTTTTGTTTGGGTTTGGCTCTTTCTCTTGCAGATCCTTTCTCTTTAAGGGTAGTCCGAGATTTTGGCTTCACTCCTAAAGAAGATATTAAGAGTTTTTCTAAAATTTAAGAAATCATCACTCACATCAATGAATTAATTTTAATTTGTATTGAAGTCCACAATTTAGTCCCAAATTTTGCAAAATTAAAATACATATAGCAGGAGTTCAGGAGTTCAGGAGTTCAGGAGTTCAGAAGGAAGAAATTTCTCCCCTACTCCCCCTACTCCCCCTACTCCCCCTACTCCCCCTACTCCCCCTACTCCCCCTACTCCCCCTACTCCCCCTACTCCCCCTACTCCCCTACTCCCCCTACTCCCCCTACTCCCCCTACTCCCCCTACTCCCCCTACTCCCCCTACTCCCCCTACTCCCCCTACTCCCCCTACTTCCCCTACCCCCTGCCCCCTGCCCCCTGTTCCCTTTCTCGAATTAAATAGTAAGGAGGATTAAAAAATGCTGGCTTATTTTCTAGCGTTGGTAATCGGTTTTGGCAGTCTCGCCATTTATTTATCAGCCTTCTTTTTTCCAGAAATCCATCGCAAGAATGATTTTATCTGGAGTGGTGTTGGGCTATTCTACGCTTTAGTGTTATGGATTTTTGCATCTCGAATTACTGGGGGGCTATTACTAGGTCATGTAGCTAGTGTGGCAATGTTGGTATGGTTTGTGGCACAAACCCTTTCATTACGGCGACAACTTGCTCCCGCAGGACAACAAACTCCTCTCCCCAGTCCTGAGCTAATTAAGATTAGTTTCCAATCGCAAATGTCAAAGTTTTCTGTGAAAGAGAAATTTGGACAGTTATCAAGCTTCGTTGCTGGTGTATTTGGTGGTGCTAAAGCGAAGATACAGCAGACTGTGAACAAAAAGCCAGTGATCAAAACTGCTGAGGAGATTTTGCAAACAACTCCAACTGAAGCAACGCCACCGTCAGTATTACCAGATGAGTCGGTAACTGCTACCCCAGCAATTACAACTGAAAGTTTATCAGCGGAGACTTTTGCTCAATCTCCTATTTTGGAAATGGTGGAAATATCACCAACTCCACCCCCTGTGATTGAGGAAGAACAGGTAATTCCGTCAACAGCACCGGAACCGGAAACTGTGGTGGAAATAACTCAAACTGAAGTTGTAATTTCAGAGTCATCCATAACAGAAGAAACGGAAACTGTAGTCGAGATCATTCAAACTGAGGTTGTAATTTCCGAAACTCCTACAGCAGGGTCAACTGAAGCTGTGGTCGAGATAATTCAAACTGAGGTGGTTATTGCCATAGAAGAAACTAGCGAAACGGCAGATGCACCAGAAATAAGTTCCCCAAATCCAGTGACATCAGAGTTATTAGCCGCAGAAGCAGCCGAAAAGTCTGATATGACCATTGAGGAAGTTAAATCAGTTGGGGAAGCATTGCCAGAACAAATCCCACTAAATAAACCAGTCGAGGAGTAATTAAGAGGATTTACGCTGCTGATTCTAATAAATCAAAGGAATCTGGGTAGTTTATGATACTGCTGCCGCTGGATTAAGTCCCAATTGGGATAATAAACGGTCAATATCAAAATGCTCAGACATAAGAGAGCGAATGCACTCTATTTTAATTGGTTCATGAACACGAACTTGACCAAAGGTGCGATCAATTATCTCTACTGTGGTGAGAGTGTCTAAATCCACGGATAAAATCGGGATTTCTAACTCTTCAGCGCGGTTGAGGATAAAGGCAGGGGGTGGTAGTTGTCCAGTCAGGATGAGGCATTGAGTAGATGTTTCTAAGGCTGCTTGTTGAATTTCAACGCGATCGCCTCCTGTCACTACTGCCATATTCTGACGTTTGCGGAAGTATTTGACGGCGGAGTTGACGTTCATTGCCCCAATGGCTAGACTTTCGACTAATAAATCTAGGCGATCGCTCCGACAAAGAACTTCCGCGTTTAACTGCTTGACTAATTCTCCTACACTCACACTGCGGAGGACATCGCTTTTGGGCAATGTTGCGAGGACGGAAATTCCCTGTTTTTCTAGGAATGGGCGTAAGAGTGTGTGAACTAACTCTAATTTTTCGTGAGGTACTTCATTAATTACCACACCCATTAACCGTTTGCCTAATTGCTGTTTAGCAAATAATAAGGCCTCAACAGAAGTTAGTGATTGATAACGGCTAATTAACAGTACAGGAGCATCTAATTTTTCTGCTAATTCTAGTAAGGACAATCCAAATAAATTTCCTTCTGATAAGTTAGCAGGCCCTTCTAAGATTACCAAATTACTCTTTGGTATTTGTGAATACTTTTGTACTAGTAACTCTTGATAGTTAGTTGTATCTTCTCCCTGTAAGCGTTTCTGGACGGTAATTTCATCCAAAGATAATAAAGTGGGAGCAATGCGGTTGTCTGGCAGGTTAAGGTTATGAGTAATGAACTGGACATCTTCTTCAACTACTGTTCCCGCAGATGTCTTGACAAAATTACCCAAAGGTTTGCCATAAGCAATGTCCAAACCTTTTTGTTTTAGCTGATGAGACAAACCTAAAACTGTTGCAGATTTGCCACTGTAAGCTTCAACTGATCCAACCAGCAAGTATTTAGCAAGTGTTGGCACGTATGCACTCCTAATTTCAAAAGTTTGTACAACTCAGCTAGGTGTCTACTAATTTTAGTGCAATAGGCGGAAGGTAAATAGCTTTAGTAATCCTAATTGCCTGAATTTTCAAAATTAAATGGGAATAAATCTAGCTGTGGTAGCTATTGTAGCGATTTTGATAGTCCCAATTAATAAAGTAATCCTAATTGTGATAGCCTCATCAGTCTTAAACTCGCTTGTATTTGTCAAGTGCTGCTGTAAGCAATTTGCCTAATCACCACCGAAGAACAACACGCGATCGCATTACCGATTTTAACCTTTTTTGTGCTATACAGGAAATATTAAACAGAATTTTCTAAATAGTTATGGCTGCAAAATACTTTAATCCTTATACAGATTTCGGTTTTAAGAAACTGTTCGGTGAGGAAGGCAGTAAAGATCTACTCATTGATTTTCTCAACCAACTTCTACCAATACATCATCAAATTCAACAATTAACCTTTAAAAATTCAGAAAATCTAGCTGATACCATAGCAGAACGTAAAGCCATATTTGATATTTACTGCGAAAGTAAAACTGGTGATAAGTTTATTGTGGAAATGCAAAAAGCAAAAATCAAGCATTTCAAAGATAGAGCCTTATTTTATTCCACATTCCCCATTCGTGAACAATCAGAAAAAGGCGATTGGAATTTCTTTTTACTACCCGTCTATTTTATCGCCATTTTAGATTTTGAATATGACGAAAATACAACATCTAAATTTAGGCGCGATGTATGTCTAAAAGATCAAGATGGTGATATTTTCTTTGATAAATTAAACTTTAAATTTTTACAAATGCCATTATTTAATAAGCAAGAAAATGAATTAATAACACATTTTGACAAATGGCTGTATTTTTTGAAGAATCTAGAAAGTTTTAATCATATACCCGCAATACTAAATGAACCAATATTTCAGAAAGGCTTTGAAATAGCGGAAATATCTCACTTAAATGTGGAGCAGTATGAACAATATAAGAAGAGTTTAGTGCAGTATTTAGAAGTGAAAAATGTATTTGATACAGCCTTTGAAGAAGGTGAGAAAGCTGGTATTGAGAAAGGAATTGAGAAGGTTGCCAAAGCATTGAAAGAGCAAAATATAGCTATAGAAATTATTGCAGAATCAACTGGCTTATCATACGAGGCTATTAAAAGAATTTGAGCGAATAATGCCAACTGATAGACTTGCGCCCATTTTTTGTGCTATACAGGAAATATTAGACAGAGTTTTCTAAATACATAGTTATTCAGCGAGTATTTCATTAAAATAATCTTGGAGGAGTAGTTATGTCCGCAAAATACTTTAATCCTTATACAGATTTCGGTTTTAAGAAACTGTTCGGTGAAGAAGGCAGTAAAGACTTACTCATGGATTTTCTCAACCAACTTCTACCAATACATCATCAAATTCAACAATTAACCTTTAAAAATCCAGAAAATCTAGCTGATACCATAGCAGAACGTAAAGCCATATTTGATATTTACTGCGAAAGTAAAACTGGTGATAAGTTTATTGTGGAAATGCAAAAAGCAAAAATCAAGCATTTCAAAGATAGAGCCTTATTCTATTCCACATTTCCCATTCGTGAACAATCAGAAAAAGGTGATTGGAATTTCTTTTTACTACCTGTCTATTTTATCGCCATTTTAGATTTCGAGTATGATGAAAATACAACATCTAAATTTAGGCGCGATGTATGTCTAAAAGATCAAGATGGTGATATTTTCTTTGATAAATTAAACTTTAAATTTTTACAAATGCCATTATTTAATAAGCAAGAAAATGAATTAATAACACATTTTGACAAATGGCTGTATTTTTTGAAGAACTTAGAAAGTTTTAATCATATACCCGTGATATTAAATGAACCAATATTTCAGAAAGGGTTTGAAATAGCGGAAATATCTCACTTAAATGTGGAGCAGTATGAACAATATAAGAAGAGTTTAGTGCAGTATTTAGAAGTGAAGAATGTATTTGATACAGCCTTTGAAGAAGGTGAGAAAGCTGGTATTGAGAAGGTTGCCAAAGCATTGAAAGAGCAAAATATAGCTATAGAAATCATTGCAGAATCAACTGGTTTATCTTATGAAGCTATTAAAAGAATTTGAGTGAATCATGCCAATTGATAGACTTACGCCCATTTTTTGTGCTATACAGGAAATATTAGACAGAGTTTTCTAAAGTTATTCAGCGAGTATTTCATTAAAATAATCTTGGAGGAGTAGTTATGTCCGCAAAATACTTTAATCCTTATACAGATTTCGGTTTTAAGAAACTGTTCGGTGAGGAAGGCAGTAAAGATCTACTCATTGATTTTCTCAACCAACTTCTACCAATACATCATCAAATTCAACAATTAACCTTTAAAAATCCAGAAAATCTAGCTGATACCATAGCAGAACGTAAAGCCATATTTGATATTTATTGCGAAAGTAAAACTGGTGATAAGTTTATTGTGGAAATGCAAAAAGCAAAAATTAAGCATTTCAAAGATAGAGCCTTATTTTATTCCACATTCCCCATTCGTGAACAATCAGAAAAAGGCGATTGGAATTTCTTTTTA
The DNA window shown above is from Anabaena sp. WA102 and carries:
- a CDS encoding Ycf66 family protein, with translation MLAYFLALVIGFGSLAIYLSAFFFPEIHRKNDFIWSGVGLFYALVLWIFASRITGGLLLGHVASVAMLVWFVAQTLSLRRQLAPAGQQTPLPSPELIKISFQSQMSKFSVKEKFGQLSSFVAGVFGGAKAKIQQTVNKKPVIKTAEEILQTTPTEATPPSVLPDESVTATPAITTESLSAETFAQSPILEMVEISPTPPPVIEEEQVIPSTAPEPETVVEITQTEVVISESSITEETETVVEIIQTEVVISETPTAGSTEAVVEIIQTEVVIAIEETSETADAPEISSPNPVTSELLAAEAAEKSDMTIEEVKSVGEALPEQIPLNKPVEE
- a CDS encoding phosphotransacetylase family protein, with the translated sequence MPTLAKYLLVGSVEAYSGKSATVLGLSHQLKQKGLDIAYGKPLGNFVKTSAGTVVEEDVQFITHNLNLPDNRIAPTLLSLDEITVQKRLQGEDTTNYQELLVQKYSQIPKSNLVILEGPANLSEGNLFGLSLLELAEKLDAPVLLISRYQSLTSVEALLFAKQQLGKRLMGVVINEVPHEKLELVHTLLRPFLEKQGISVLATLPKSDVLRSVSVGELVKQLNAEVLCRSDRLDLLVESLAIGAMNVNSAVKYFRKRQNMAVVTGGDRVEIQQAALETSTQCLILTGQLPPPAFILNRAEELEIPILSVDLDTLTTVEIIDRTFGQVRVHEPIKIECIRSLMSEHFDIDRLLSQLGLNPAAAVS
- a CDS encoding Rpn family recombination-promoting nuclease/putative transposase; this encodes MAAKYFNPYTDFGFKKLFGEEGSKDLLIDFLNQLLPIHHQIQQLTFKNSENLADTIAERKAIFDIYCESKTGDKFIVEMQKAKIKHFKDRALFYSTFPIREQSEKGDWNFFLLPVYFIAILDFEYDENTTSKFRRDVCLKDQDGDIFFDKLNFKFLQMPLFNKQENELITHFDKWLYFLKNLESFNHIPAILNEPIFQKGFEIAEISHLNVEQYEQYKKSLVQYLEVKNVFDTAFEEGEKAGIEKGIEKVAKALKEQNIAIEIIAESTGLSYEAIKRI
- a CDS encoding Rpn family recombination-promoting nuclease/putative transposase, translated to MSAKYFNPYTDFGFKKLFGEEGSKDLLMDFLNQLLPIHHQIQQLTFKNPENLADTIAERKAIFDIYCESKTGDKFIVEMQKAKIKHFKDRALFYSTFPIREQSEKGDWNFFLLPVYFIAILDFEYDENTTSKFRRDVCLKDQDGDIFFDKLNFKFLQMPLFNKQENELITHFDKWLYFLKNLESFNHIPVILNEPIFQKGFEIAEISHLNVEQYEQYKKSLVQYLEVKNVFDTAFEEGEKAGIEKVAKALKEQNIAIEIIAESTGLSYEAIKRI